In the genome of Cetobacterium ceti, one region contains:
- the asrC gene encoding sulfite reductase subunit C: protein MTNEKTIRDIKIEELRKNCFRQSKVPGEFMFQMRVPGGTTDAKHLLLVHEIAQNYGNGTFHFGTRQTFSIPGIKYENISKVNEIVEEYIRAIEVERCGLDLDVDNLGYPCLAPRNISGCVGADHCIKANVKVPVLANKIEKIIFPSNYHIKVNIAGCPNDCIKAHMSDFGIIGITEPQYDPSRCVGCEGCLRACKSHSTDALTFKNGIITRNKNLCVGCGECVEACPTRAFTRSKENFYRVLIGGRTSKKSPRIGKVFVDFVTEEVLLNILRNWENFSAHVLKGSPRYLHGGHLMDMAGYKVFKEWMLKDIVLNPEAKVADRVNWVENEYRSNYNVK from the coding sequence ATGACTAATGAAAAAACAATAAGAGATATTAAAATAGAGGAGTTACGTAAAAACTGTTTTAGACAATCAAAGGTTCCAGGGGAATTTATGTTTCAAATGAGAGTTCCTGGAGGAACAACAGATGCAAAACACTTACTTCTAGTTCATGAAATTGCACAGAACTATGGGAATGGAACTTTCCACTTTGGGACTAGACAAACATTTAGTATTCCTGGAATTAAATATGAAAATATTTCAAAAGTTAATGAAATAGTTGAAGAGTATATAAGAGCCATTGAAGTTGAAAGATGTGGACTAGATTTAGATGTAGATAATTTAGGATATCCATGTTTAGCTCCTAGAAATATATCTGGATGTGTTGGGGCGGATCACTGTATAAAAGCCAATGTAAAAGTTCCTGTTCTTGCAAATAAAATTGAAAAAATAATATTTCCTAGTAATTATCATATTAAAGTTAATATAGCAGGATGTCCAAATGATTGTATAAAAGCACATATGTCTGACTTTGGAATTATTGGAATTACAGAACCTCAATACGATCCTAGTAGATGTGTTGGATGTGAAGGTTGTTTAAGAGCTTGTAAAAGTCATTCCACAGATGCACTAACTTTTAAAAATGGAATAATAACTAGAAATAAAAATTTATGTGTTGGATGTGGAGAATGTGTTGAAGCTTGTCCAACTAGAGCTTTTACTCGTTCAAAGGAAAATTTCTATAGAGTTTTAATTGGAGGAAGAACTAGTAAAAAATCTCCAAGAATAGGAAAAGTATTTGTAGACTTTGTTACGGAAGAAGTTTTATTAAATATTTTAAGAAACTGGGAAAATTTCTCAGCCCATGTATTAAAAGGTTCTCCAAGATATTTACATGGGGGACATCTTATGGATATGGCAGGATATAAAGTATTTAAAGAATGGATGCTAAAAGATATAGTTTTAAATCCAGAAGCTAAAGTTGCAGATAGAGTAAACTGGGTAGAAAATGAGTATAGATCAAATTATAATGTGAAATAG
- a CDS encoding 4Fe-4S dicluster domain-containing protein translates to MAQRVLDKFYRPQLKESKEQKCVGCGRCTDVCPRLISFPATVNRLGEELEKIYMDFGRGEVTND, encoded by the coding sequence ATAGCACAAAGAGTTTTAGATAAATTTTATAGACCTCAACTTAAGGAATCTAAAGAACAAAAATGTGTTGGATGTGGAAGATGTACAGATGTATGTCCAAGACTTATAAGTTTTCCTGCCACTGTAAATAGACTCGGAGAAGAATTGGAAAAAATTTATATGGATTTTGGAAGAGGAGAGGTTACCAATGACTAA
- a CDS encoding GNAT family N-acetyltransferase, whose product MEIVIKKFNELALEELYEILKIRAEIFVVEQECPYNDVDGKDIKSTHIMIKNNGKIEGYLRVLPPGISFESSSLGRVLVKEEGRKKGLGKILLKEGIKHVFQVYKENVITIGAQAYLIDFYKSFGFEPISEIYLEDNIPHLDMKLQNVIFNDKN is encoded by the coding sequence TATGAAATTCTAAAAATAAGAGCAGAAATTTTTGTAGTAGAGCAAGAATGTCCATATAATGATGTAGATGGAAAGGATATAAAATCCACTCATATTATGATTAAAAATAATGGAAAAATTGAAGGTTATTTAAGAGTACTACCTCCTGGAATTTCTTTTGAAAGTTCTTCCCTAGGAAGAGTTTTAGTAAAAGAGGAGGGGAGAAAAAAAGGACTTGGAAAAATTCTTTTAAAAGAGGGAATTAAGCATGTTTTTCAAGTATACAAAGAAAATGTGATTACCATAGGAGCTCAAGCCTATTTAATAGATTTTTACAAAAGTTTTGGATTTGAACCTATATCAGAGATATATTTAGAGGATAATATTCCCCACTTAGACATGAAATTACAAAATGTAATTTTTAATGATAAGAATTAA